The genomic segment TTCCGTGGATATTGTGGATAACTTTCAGGAAAAAATGTAGAAAAATGTTTCTACTCTAGCCAAGAATGTGATGGATATGCATTTGCAGTTAGAGAACATTAAGAAAGCCCAAGCTGCTACATCAACTCATCTTGGTGGACAAATTTCATCGAATCATTTTCAGATGTCTTCCAAGATTGAAACTTTTCATTTGAATCTAATAGAGAAGATTGCTGAGGTGAATTCTAATCTTACTAAGAATCTTGATGGTTTCAATAATCAACTGGCTACAGTGCTTACATACCTTAAAACCCCAACAAGTGTTCGGGGAAGTGGTACTAGCTAGAAGAAACTGAATCTTCTAGCAGTCAAGCTCATAAGAGAGAACTACCGAAGCCGACTGATCATCCCAAGAAGCCAACAAATTCTAGTAGCTAGCACTCTAGATCTCACAAAGATTATCATTAGAGATAGTGTATCATCCCAAAAATTGAAGCACTATGTGAACAACATGGATGCAAGtaatcaaatttcttatgtattttaattaaattattttaattacattaattaaatgtggtagacatgtttaaaatatgattttctattagaatgcataaaactgtgtttgaAAAGTTATTCGAGACATAATCGAGGAATAGAGACTAGTGACCgtaaagagaaaatatttttattaaatcattattttaattatttaatatgtggtATGTTTTAatgcatattttcaaaaatggcaACTTTTAAAGTGTTTTTACGCGTCGAGTTGTATTTTAAATCAACAATCAATTTTCGATGAAAATAaagactttttgagaactcggctaatattttcacaaactttcctaaacaaaatattttaaagattatCTGATGAGCCTAATATACTAGGTTAATAGGCCTAATCAAGCTTCCAAGCTCTTTTATTTCCTTCAAACTACATGCCCATCACCTAGGATTACTAGGACTCTTCATCAACACACATCACAcgaaaatttggaagaaaagTCACTCAagtttgaagaaaaattcagcAAGCTTCTTCCTCCGTGTCTCCGTCAAGGTTCCTCGCATCGCAATTTGTTTTGCGTGCgtgaaatacgcaaaggcacgccttaatctttcttcactcatctttcacaccatattaggtgttttgatacatgattgcatgaaaaaaatgatacatttattttattttcgtttttatggcataaacatgataaaactagagttttcatattttaaaactcttgcttatgatgcacaaaggggctgtcaTGGTAGGGTTACTAGATGGGGCGTTTTTCCACGTGTTTAAGGGTCATAAGGTTCATGTTTAAGGGCTGGACAAGATAGGATAGCAATATGAGCGAAAATTTGAGTTTCTATGTGTTAGGGTTTTCGAACATGGCTTCCTAGGAGGGCACGACTCTTAGCTGCTGTTGGGATGTGTTCAAGGGTCTTAAGAGAGTCTAGTCACGGTCCTAGACGGGCTGTGCAAGGGCTGGAAGGGAAGGTTGAAGGGTGCTAGCCTTTTTGGGGTCGCGAATGGTTTGAAGTCGCGGGTTTGTAGAGGCTGGTCCACTAGAGTCATAAGGCTTCAGTCATGGTTCTAGGAAGGTGTTGTAGGGGCTGGTTGGGGCGGCCAAGGGCTAGGGACGAAATGGATTAAGGGTCGAGCAAGATAGGGTTCAGGATATTAAGTGCAGAAAATTTCAGCAAGGTTCTAGGCTTGTTCAAGGGTTGTAaatggcttgatttgggttgtatagggtatggttaggtgttaataagctataTTTATAGTttgattaagtttcgagtcaattcGGATTAAAATCGAGGCGTAggtttaagttttaaaacgaattgggaaATTAACAAAGAACTTAAGTTTaagtctaagaaatatttatgggtgtattttaaggtgttatgttaatTTTGAatggatttgggtcgtcgttttaagaTCTAAGGATAAATTAAGAAAGTTAGGGTTTAAggggaaaaatggtcattttacacctgaaaaatattagacgtcctggcagtaccttgaatgctgtaataaatgtttaaatgtatattttaaacgtttatggaattttatgatgtaaCATTAATgctaaaatacatgttgcatgtttggtttaaaagaaaaatgatttatatatggatgaatttatataagtgatggaaatatgaaagattgaaggaggtgaattgattgtgagtaatacgatgatacaatgatatgatgatacgatgatatgtaaggccaatgctcagttgatgggtgagagtgtcgctgatgtccccgccttCCGGTACTGTAGtaacacgtagatggatccatcgacctacagctaatatgaaagtcacaatcgaGGATCTGGATTCAATAAGAAGggaaacatatacgtatatgttaaaaaaaaagtaaatgatgaaagaaaaatgtataaattttacgttcatgaaaaaaaaaatttattaaaattattttcactgttgcatgtgaatgtatatgtattaattCCTATCATGCATGGTTAAGATTTGTTGaatcaatagactcactaggtgtgatcgatgtaggtgaacATGATGTTAATATTGattgaggacttgatggttgaattagttcgactgaaggtgcacacaacccgataACCATCACTAGTTTTCtataaaattatgtttatgatttaagattacgttaaagattttatgacttttgagAGATTAAGATGTTTGAAtgctttcttttggattttcaaatgaTTAGTTGGTGAGTTTATTTTAAGTGGAGCaaaatatttgtatatatatatatatatgagtacAATTCGGCCGAAGCCAAGGGTTTGGAAATTCTTTTTGtgtacattttaaagaaaaatgagtagtggacgtttcagatAGTGCCTGGAACAGTCTCTATATATTTATCACCAAAAAAGAGGAAACTGTTAGAGCATTTACGTTTGGTCAAATTAATAAGGCTACTGATCTAATGGATTAATACAGAGCCCAACATAACCGATTACCGGAGGGAAACTGATCATTCATGCGTATACAAATTTCCAAAGCAAACTGTTGAATCAGAGCTTAAATGATGTCTAAGAATAACCGATAGAGCAGTTTGCCTCAATGAATCAGGCAATCTAATCAATGGACATTTTCTAAACATCTGCTGAACATTTTTTGAAGGCAGAGCCTAGCTGATTATTGGATAGAattttgtaaaagatttttcaGTCTATTGAATGTCAGAGTCCACACAAACTACCAAAAGTGTATGAGTTTTTAGAAAGAACGATGATGTGGCATAACGACGTCTATATTAGGAAACAACTAGCATAGTTAAAAAGATCACTGTTGTAGACGATACCTATAATAGATCAATCAAGCAGTTTCTCAGCGTGCTCCTCTATTCGACTCTTTAACATTCTAAACTATCTAAGTAATTTTCTGGGATCAAGCTTTTCGAGACTCCAACCGATAAGAGCAAGAACACActtatttgtttattttgatCATTAAGGATAAGTTTGTTCGTAGAAATTTTATTGAGAAATCATTGTAATTGAGAGTAAGAAGTCTTACCGATCATTTTGTTTTAAGTTTGTGAGATAATAAGGGTTCCAGTTAGGTAGTGGTAAGTCCTGTCGAAGTGGGCAGTTGCAAACCATTGTAATTGTCAAAGTCTTTTAAGTGAAATCATTCTGTGAGCAAGAAGAAGTGACATATGAGTTATTCAAGTATCTGAACATCAATACAAATTTGTGCAACTTACATTTCAGTTATTATGTTTTTAGCTTTCATTTCATAGTCTAACTGTGTCATACTTAAGCCATTTATTGTGTTCAAATGATGTTAATGAGCTTCATTCCATATAGCGTCCAATTGCTAacgaaattttatttcattgttgCTAAGcccaatcaaaatatttttagaatttgtttacattgtttattcATCACCTCTAAATCAATTTTCGATCCTAACAAGTCCAAATGTTTCAATCATGGACATGTAAATCTttgacaattaaataaaattattatacatatttttttaaaaatatgttataTTTCCGGCGACTTTAGATGGTTAATTATATTTCTCTCTCCTGAAATTTGTcacaataacaaaaaaaatcaattatatttaaatattacacATACATCCTTTGAAGTTACGGTTAATTGCATCTATCTGCCACGAGGTTTGTCATAATAACAAAACAActcaattatatttaaatattactaTATACCTCCTTTTAAGCTTGTGAAAAGTAACCAATAAATATGATAACTTACAACATTACAGACACCCtcttatttttatatttgtCTTAAATTTAACTCTTATAAATATAAGATAAATACAAACCTAAGAATGTAAAATGTAAGATAAATACAAACTTGATGACAATGTTTGCAATTTTAGAggtttttggattttttttttttaattttcacaAACCTCAAGGGAGTAaatgtgccatttaattataattaaatttaatttttttttgttagtgTGACAAACCTCATAGGAATAGGAAGTATATAATAACAAATGGAACAATCATGGTGTGTGTGATGTGTTCTTGTTTCTCATTTTTTTAAAGGTGCTTTAGTTGTTTAATGCAagtgattttaaatatttgaagtaattatattatatgtataatttaatataattgtCGCAAGGAAacttacaatatatatatataattagttATCAAGAAGAATAATTTAGGGAAACAATCAAAATAAAAGACCAATGGTAAATAATATACAAGaaacttttttaatttttttgagaaTGAAGAATCTTTTATATGTAATAATACCGATAATTTATTTGTCTTTATCGTTTGTGTATAATTCAGTTTCttgtattttttgttttaaataatttatatataaaatttatatatatatatatatacacacatatatacagtGGAAAATTATGTGCAATCAATATTTAAGTGATTCACCAGTCTTCTCTTTTTATCATTACAAAATCCAATACAGAAGCAGTTTTAAGACAATTATGTGAGGTGTGAAGacatattatgtatttaaaataataattatttttttctctctttcatcataaatatatattttttcaaaatctaACATTCATAAATACTATCtgatttaaaatcaaaattcatattgaaaaaagaaaaatcaacAACTCTGAAGAAATATACAAGATTTGAATTAACAATGATGAAATTTAGTACCTTCCTTTTGATTGAAGACATGACCTTAATAATCTGACACATACTTAGATCTAACACATAACAAGGAAGAATAAACCcccaataataattttttttttaaaaaaattatttataaaacaGAATCAATTCACTACTAAATGCAATCAAATCAACCCCCTATACTATGCTGTACATAATATATAATTCCATTTGATTTCCTATCTTGTTCCAAACTCCTATACACATACACATTGCTGCATTTTTCTTACCTCGTCCTCACTGTGATCCAATCACCAGATGACTCAAAGCTTCTTTCAGATACATCTCTCGCCACCATTTTCTTCAACCTCTCCGAAAATGGAGTCGACCCCCCAGAGCACTCATCATCATCTGAAACATAGCCAACATCCAAAACACTTGAAGGTGAAAATGCATCTGCTTTTCTCGAAAACAAATTCCCCAGTCTCACATCAATGAATGGATGATCGAGCAATTCTTGACTTGTCCACCGTTTTCTTGGATCAGTCTGCAAGCATTTTTCCAAAAAGTCTAAACCCTCCTTGGAAAAGTCTCCTGGAAACTGAGGTACTTTATCCCCTCTTGAAATCTTGAGAATACCATCCATTGGATTTGATAGATCAACGTGCCAACCCGGTTTTCCTGTCGCCATTTCAATAACCGTGCAGCCTAAAGACCATATATCTGAAGAAAAATCCAACCCTTCATTTCTCAATACTTCAGGAGCCATCCAAAGAGGTGTCCCTCCGAGACAAGCATCCCAAGATTTCAATGAAGTCTTCACTTTTTTTTTACCATCATAAATTTTCTTGGCAGCTCCAAAATCTGCCAATTTAATGTTTCCTGATAAGCCTAACAGCACATTCTTGCATTTTAAATCCGAATGCACAATCCCATTTTCATGCAAATACTTCAAACCTCGGAGAATACCCCTCGTGTACAAACGAATAACTCTCTCATCCATCGTCCCTCCAAATATTTTTGACACATCTGATAAGCTTCCTCCAGCCATGTACTCGAGGAAAATGGTATGTTTCTTTTCACCATTTCTCCCAAAAGAGAAATCTTTTCCTATGCATTTGACAACATACGGAGAATCCAAATTATCAAGAATATTAGCCTCATTCTTAAGCGACAAAATTCCAGATTCTGATGTTGCAGATTTTGCAACAAAAAGGGATCCTGTAGCATTATCCATTGCTAAATGGACAGTACCAAATGAGCCGGATCCGATCACCTTCCCTTTCACCCACTCAATGGGCTGAAGTTGAAACGAACACCGCCATTTTCCACACATTTTTTTCTCACTTAATTGTATACAAGCACCACACAAAAATCAACACTACTTGTGTTCCAATTTCTAATTTGGGTTGCAGAAACCCATACGCATAGAGTAATTTGCAATCCTTCAAGATGCATGCAGGCGTCAAGATTTCTTGAAATCAACCAAAGTTGTgcaaacacaaaaaaaaaatcagaagtgaAACAAGATGACAGAACTCAGAAACTTCACGAAAAAGAACAGATATATGAGTGCTCTCACCTTTACTGTTAAAAGTCTGATGGGAAATCTCGAAGAAATTATCTGAAGTTTGACAGGAAAGAACGGTTTCCGTGTAATGAAAACCGCCCTTTCATGAACAAAGATTAACTACTCGTGCACCAGAGcagatcaaatatttatttgctTCTATTTTCAAGAATGACAAAGAAAATGGATATACAGTTACTATTTAAGGAATGTGAATAAATAAAGTAAGAGTGTGATTGGTGATCCAAGAATGCTGGATTTCTTGAATTGTGATTGGATAGGACAGAACTATCAGGGAATGGCTAAAAGAGGGGTGGATTAATTAGTCCAAACCCAataatgaaaatttatattGACGGTAGCACAAAATAATTTATTCCCTAGACAAAAATTGAAATCCGTACAAGGGGAAGAAGCTTTTCAATATCCTTTAATTAAAGTACATTATCAAACGTCGAAGAATTgaacaaaaatgaaaaataaaatagccCAATGTTCTAACCTTGAAGCTGACAGATTTCACATAAGAGAAATTTCCTTCGAACAAATTATAGGAACAATCTCATGGATATCTGTTTATTACATGCATTCACCATGTGCAAAAACGACAAGAATCAATAAGACTTCATCAACTAATTCTACACCCTTCTTATGAATCATTAAGCTGTAACTGCATTGCAAAAGCAATTTTCAGGCAGTCATCCTTTTACAAGTATAATCAAATATAACCTGGAAAAGACTCCTGGAATCAGCTTCATCCGGCAGTTTCAGGAGGCGTGCCACTCTGGAAAAACCAGCATGTTGTCTGACCACAGATTCTGCTTTTATATCTGGCTTCATTTCTTTCTTTGGAATCTTAGGCTGTGTTAATGCCCATTGCATAGCCCAAATAGCTAGTGGACGCATATAACAAAGAGATCTATATTGGCCATTGAGATTCCAACCTTCTGGCGTCTGGAAACCATatctgtcaaaaaaaaaattaagtcaCTGAGTACAAAAGAAATGGTGTAAGGTTGTTGAAATGCTCCGATACTTAGATATAAGGAGGAAGATGGTGATTTTTTTACTCACCCCCTGCCTTCTGTGGACCAAGCAACATCATATACACCTTTTGCAGTCTTAAATGCTGTTTCtaacatgttttcatgaatcATGCCTGCTGCAACAGCATATGTAACCCCACTCCAAATTTCCCTTGACTGCATACAACACATATCGGGTTCTCCATTTGGGAGCATCCCATTTGCTGCTCCTCGACTTCCATCATTGACCTTTAAGACATTGAAGTTATAGACCTTATTAAGTGCCGTTTTCACCTTTTCTTCATCAACAATGGGCGAAAGACCACAAGCTCGAGCATACCTACAAAATATGTTACTAATTAGAGAAGGCACGTAAGGCAACTTTCTTCCATGGCTACTTGCActgtaacaaaaaataaaagtgaAATTGTAACATGAGGAAGGATTTCAAGCAACAGACCATTGTCCAGCCAACTGATCAGCTTGAATGGATGAGCTTGTGCTGCTGCCGCTGCTATCATAGTTGAAATAAGAGCCATTCCATAATTTTTCATATACTTTCTTAGCTTTCTGAAACCTAAACCAAAAGTAATCCTCTGAACCCTTGTCTCCAACTATTTGAGCGAGTTCTGAAGCAGCTTGTAAAGCTGCCACCCATAGCCCGCCACAATATGCACTCACACCCGATACAGACCATGTATCATATGTCTGATCAGCAAACCCTTCATTTTCTATCATGCCATCCCCATCCTTATCAAACTGTTCCATGTAAGCTAATGCAACATAAACTGATGGCCATACAGCTTGTGCAAAATCTTTATTGCCGGTGGCCACCACATCTCTGTAAACTTGGAGCACAAACTTTGGATTTAAGTCTTTCCACCTATCCGTATTATGAAggttataaaaatttaattcaaaCCACGGGTCGTTCATTCCAATATCGTGAGGAACGGCTCCAAGAACCTTTCGCTCAACAGATGTCCCATCCAGCAGAAGTGACATCTTACTAGGATCATGCATCATTACAGCAGCTGCAATGTCTCGCTGTATGCTAAGTTCAAGCTTTGGGAACAACATAGCTAATGCAAATGACGCATAGAAATGAACATCATATGTGTTGCACATGTGATATTCAACCCCTTCAAGATACAAGAACTGGCCAACATTTTCCTCTCCTTTCTGAAGCAGATTTGTTCCCAAAGCAGAAGTTGTCGTTATTTCCTGGAGTAATGAGGTCATTCTTTCAAGAATGTTAATTGCCGTGTCATTTTTCTCAGATGTATTATTTCTCTTTTTACTATCCCAATTGGAACCATCAAGTGAAAACCTTCTTGATCCAAATGAAGTCAAACTATGTGTTGGTGGAGATCCATCTGGAATGGAAAGGGCAAAAAACAAAAGAATCATATCAAAGTTGCTACGCTCTACCTACCTCTGGAAAGCATCATATTTCAATTACCCGTCCAAATTGTTCCTCCTGAGTTAAGGTAGTAAAGCTCGTTGAAAAGTGTGGAAGGATACCTGCATTAGAACACCCGAAAATGCTTGAACTTTGACAGCATGTAGTCAGAttgtataataaaaaaatattaaccaTTCAGGAAAACTCTTGTCTTCAAGAACAGGTCTTTGCCAAGCATCGATTTCAGATTCCCACTGGTGATGCCctagatttttattttaaagaagTCAAAGTAAAGATTTTCAGGATGGTAAATACTAAATACAGTCTTAGAGAAGCTAGACGATAACGTTTTCTCAGTATAGAAAAATGATAATATATAGCAATCACTAGAacatttcaaagaaaaataagAGCACAATAAGATTTGAGATACTACCAACAATAGCATCATGGGCAATATTTGACGCCGCATCACTATCAGTACCATAAAATTTGGTGTAACGCCTGATATAAAGTTAAATAAGTCAGTCTGAGTGCATAATCAGTATCTTAATAACGTAAAATAAAGGAAGAAAATAATAGGTTACTGGCCAGCGATAAGTTCTTCCACCAGGAAAGTTTATCTCAGGGCAAGCCCATGTCAATGAAAATGTAACAGTTCGCACTGTTTCTGCTGGAATAGTCAGAGAGGCTGCAATAGCTGCCCCAATGTGCGAACCCGGTTCAGAAGGCTGCGACATTTCTTCAAAATGTAGGTGATCGAAAGATCCTCGCTGATTAGAACAGAACTAGGTCAAAGTTACTCAAGAATGATGATGAAATAAAATAGTGGAGCAAATAGATGAAAAGAAGATACAATATTGTGCATGAATGTAATTGTAGGTGATCGAAAGATCCTCGCTGGTTAAAACAGAACTAGGTCAAAGTTTCTCAgtgatgaaataaaaataaggGAGCAAACAGACGAAAAGAAGATATAGTATATTGCCTGAATGTAAGCACACACATAAAAAACCATCACAGAAGATTTTACATATTATTTTAAGCACGACTATGCTATCTATACACATGGCAGTGCCGAGAAAACATACAATCATTTGATGCATGGCCCAGCACCGCCTTTGTAAATATGTACCTTACCTCTTTAATTTCATGCCACATGTCCCGTGCTGTGATATCGTGGGAGTTTCCAGATATCACAAAACAAGGGCACTCGGAGACACGAACGACATCAGTCTCTTCTGCTGCAATTGCATAAGTTACTTGCGGAAGTTCATTTGAAGTCCTGTATCAATTGAACTCCATGAAACCATACATAAAAGATGCTGATCATAAAAGATACTGAGTCCTCAGGAccaaacataaacattttgaaacaccAACAAAAACATACGTATGGTGCAAGAGAACTCCACGAATGCCATCCTCTGATCTGGGAAAACAACAATCTAGGTCAAACTAGATGCATAAGTTTCTAAAAAGATTAAGCACAGGAAAGAATGATATTGTATTGATAAGCTACAACAACAGGAAGCAAATGATTTGAAGCATCACAAAACTGGTTAACTAACACTCTGCTAAAAAACAATTATCACATGTGAGTAATCCATGCACCATTacctaaattttgaattgaaatGTTGACCAGAAAGTCCAGAGTCCCCACCAACTGAATTCTAGCAGCAATTTGACAAAAAGAACCATAAAAAATTTCCCTTAAAAACAATTCAAGTATTCAACACATGGTAAATATGCGGAATGGTGTAGTCCGTATCAGTATATATAGCAAACTTTCCAAAATAGATATTCAAGAACACAAGAAAAACAACTTAGGAAAGAAAACTTACTGCCCATGTGAAGAGTAGGGTGACATCTGCTCTCGTTTTCCCCACATTAGACAACTGGATGTAATCAAAATAAACCTCTTCATATCAAGGTTAGACATCCAACTGCTCTGTGCATCTAAGCATTTATTCAGGAGAAGTGCCGACGAGGCAAGAAGTTCTGAGAAATTCTTCATACCGTAAAAGTGAAGACAGTTGCAGGGAAGCTGCTCTCCTTATAATTATGGGGGATAATGGGGGAAATTTGGCGGCATACTATTTTTAGCGCAGGATCAGGTTCACCTTCATTGAATAGAAAAGGTCAATGCCTTGGGATAAGAGTTCACAATCTTGgacataaaattgagaaaaatcagAGGTAACAAGATCACCATCATATACAGTCCAGGCTCTAGGAAACAACGCATGGTATGTCGAATTTTTCCCTCCCAGAGTCCAGTCCCAAGATCCTATCCCAGAAGATGAACTATCACTGCTtatgcaaattattaaaaaaacattaaatggTAACACAACAAGTATTCTTTGAAGATAAAAAATTCATTCCTTCAGATACTATGTGCTTACTTCAAAATTTCTGGGTGCTTTGGGCATAGCACACTAGAAAATTTTTCACCATTTGGGCGTGAAACAAATATCTGtataaatttaatcaatatGAATATAAATGTCCATGGACAAAAAAAGACACATGAAAGTACAGAAATGTAAAACTTCCTTTCGCATATGGACACTGAACATTGACTGCATAGGAATATATATAAACCGAAAGCTGATAAGCTACAATATTGACTGCAGAGTACACTTTTGATAGGAACTAAATCAGTCCACCAATTTTAGTACTTTACCCATTCCTTTTGTTACATCACACATTATTCTACCAATTTTTCCAAAATGGTAAGTGTATTTCAAACCTATTAGAGCATCAGTCTGACACAGAAAGGGTTGTTTTGTTTCCCTAATTTACACCTGTATCAGTAATTCAATAGCACCAACTTTTGCATGGACAATAAGTGCCTTGAGAGAAGGGACTATTTCATATTGTCCAAGATCAATAAGAACAGCAATATGTTTTCAATATGTTTCAAAAACTGAAAATCACACTGTTAAAACGCCAATGCATGGCACCATCTTCAGAATACAATCATATAATCCACTACCAGCATTTGAATTGCAGAAAAATAAGTCAACCGAGAAtcaaatatcataatattgtatAAAGTTACAAAATGGTGAATAAAGAGATGTATCAACGCCTTGTGAGAAGACTCATTTATCTCTTACACAAGGCCGGACGTACCATATGTTGTAAGAGTGATCAACCATTTCATGCATGACCCAAAAGAGACACATTTTCGTGCAGTTGACATGGTACTTAAATACTTGAAAGGCAATCCAGGAAAAGGAATTATGTTCAAAAAGGGTAAAAATATGGTACTTAAAACTTACACAGATGCGGATTATGCTGGATGCCTGGATCAATTGGTGACATAAGGTAGATAACAGGGTATTGCACATTCCTTGGAGAAAATCTTGTCACGTGGTGAAGTAAGAAACAAATTATTGTAGCAAGGTCAAGTGCCGAGTCAAAATTCAGAGCCATGGTTAAAGGGGTTTGTGAGTTCCTTGTTAAGGTTATCTTGGACGATCTAAAAG from the Primulina tabacum isolate GXHZ01 chromosome 8, ASM2559414v2, whole genome shotgun sequence genome contains:
- the LOC142553967 gene encoding uncharacterized protein LOC142553967 isoform X4; the protein is MRWQMFPRICEDRPVFANQFSIFVSRPNGEKFSSVLCPKHPEILNDSSSSGIGSWDWTLGGKNSTYHALFPRAWTVYDGEPDPALKIVCRQISPIIPHNYKESSFPATVFTFTLSNVGKTRADVTLLFTWANSVGGDSGLSGQHFNSKFRSEDGIRGVLLHHTTSNELPQVTYAIAAEETDVVRVSECPCFVISGNSHDITARDMWHEIKERGSFDHLHFEEMSQPSEPGSHIGAAIAASLTIPAETVRTVTFSLTWACPEINFPGGRTYRWRYTKFYGTDSDAASNIAHDAIVGHHQWESEIDAWQRPVLEDKSFPEWYPSTLFNELYYLNSGGTIWTDGSPPTHSLTSFGSRRFSLDGSNWDSKKRNNTSEKNDTAINILERMTSLLQEITTTSALGTNLLQKGEENVGQFLYLEGVEYHMCNTYDVHFYASFALAMLFPKLELSIQRDIAAAVMMHDPSKMSLLLDGTSVERKVLGAVPHDIGMNDPWFELNFYNLHNTDRWKDLNPKFVLQVYRDVVATGNKDFAQAVWPSVYVALAYMEQFDKDGDGMIENEGFADQTYDTWSVSGVSAYCGGLWVAALQAASELAQIVGDKGSEDYFWFRFQKAKKVYEKLWNGSYFNYDSSGSSTSSSIQADQLAGQWYARACGLSPIVDEEKVKTALNKVYNFNVLKVNDGSRGAANGMLPNGEPDMCCMQSREIWSGVTYAVAAGMIHENMLETAFKTAKGVYDVAWSTEGRGYGFQTPEGWNLNGQYRSLCYMRPLAIWAMQWALTQPKIPKKEMKPDIKAESVVRQHAGFSRVARLLKLPDEADSRSLFQVIFDYTCKRMTA